The following are encoded together in the Bacteroidota bacterium genome:
- a CDS encoding SPASM domain-containing protein → MGYKARLTDVFQFMKVLNRHRIVNAIGLYRSYQQARKQVPREAKYFPAALNIEPTTSCNLRCPQCPSGLRAFTRPTGMLQPELAEKVINELAPTLMFLTLYFQGEPYLNKDFNQIVRLAADKKIYTITSTNGHFFKNREMAEEAVKSGLSRLIISIDGVSQESYEHYRVGGQLEKVLSGTQEIFEAKKRLKSSTPYVVWQFIVFKHNQNEISAIKNLAKKYKVDGLQIKTAQVYNYETGDDWIPDEESKSRYKKVDGKFIFKNSLLNHCWKMWHSAVVTWDGGVVPCCFDKDAKHNFGNLNENTFAEIWQGRKYMGFRQKLFLGRKEIDICQNCSEGTKVFLSRK, encoded by the coding sequence ATGGGGTATAAAGCACGTTTGACAGATGTCTTTCAATTTATGAAAGTGTTGAATAGACATCGTATTGTCAATGCCATTGGGCTGTATAGGTCATATCAACAAGCGCGTAAACAAGTTCCACGAGAAGCAAAGTATTTCCCCGCTGCCTTGAATATTGAACCAACCACCTCATGCAACCTGAGATGCCCTCAGTGTCCAAGCGGTTTAAGGGCTTTTACGCGCCCTACAGGAATGTTGCAGCCGGAATTGGCAGAGAAAGTAATTAATGAGCTTGCGCCTACGCTGATGTTTCTTACTTTATATTTTCAAGGAGAACCATACCTGAACAAGGATTTTAACCAAATTGTACGTTTAGCGGCAGACAAAAAAATTTATACCATTACCAGTACGAACGGACATTTTTTCAAAAACAGAGAAATGGCAGAAGAAGCCGTTAAAAGCGGACTGAGCAGATTAATCATTTCCATAGACGGAGTCAGCCAAGAAAGTTATGAGCATTACAGAGTTGGCGGACAACTTGAAAAAGTGCTGTCAGGAACCCAAGAAATTTTTGAAGCTAAGAAACGGCTAAAGAGTTCTACACCTTATGTGGTTTGGCAGTTCATTGTATTTAAACATAATCAAAATGAGATTTCTGCTATTAAAAATCTTGCAAAAAAATACAAAGTAGATGGTTTGCAAATCAAAACAGCACAAGTCTATAATTACGAAACCGGAGATGATTGGATACCGGATGAGGAAAGTAAAAGTCGCTACAAAAAAGTTGATGGTAAATTTATCTTTAAGAACAGCCTGTTAAACCATTGTTGGAAAATGTGGCATAGCGCAGTAGTAACCTGGGATGGAGGAGTTGTGCCGTGTTGTTTTGATAAAGACGCTAAACACAATTTTGGCAATTTGAATGAAAATACGTTTGCAGAAATCTGGCAGGGACGCAAATACATGGGCTTCAGACAGAAACTCTTTTTGGGGCGCAAAGAGATTGATATTTGTCAAAACTGCTCGGAAGGAACCAAAGTGTTTCTCAGCAGAAAATAA
- a CDS encoding FAD-binding oxidoreductase, producing the protein MEEKFENSGIIRSVKNLSPSVKHYQVELSNKDSFDFIPGQFVIISFPGIHHQFPYRSYSIASAPNGNSFELCVVLKEDGAASPLLFHMQEGNKIHFSAAQGKFVLVEETAGKTFCFICTGTGVAPFRSMIHHLINNNLPFEKIILIFGGRTQEDLLYRDEFEALAAQDKRIAYLPVLSRENWDGYKGYLHQVYLNNPDFVGKQNMQFYICGWSGMVREAKNNLKEMGYSRKEIKFELFD; encoded by the coding sequence GTGGAAGAAAAATTTGAAAACAGTGGGATTATTCGTTCTGTAAAAAACCTTTCCCCTTCGGTAAAACATTATCAAGTTGAACTCAGCAACAAAGATTCTTTTGATTTTATACCGGGTCAATTTGTCATAATCTCATTTCCAGGAATACATCACCAGTTCCCTTATCGTAGCTATTCGATAGCCTCTGCACCTAATGGCAATTCCTTTGAATTGTGTGTAGTTTTGAAAGAAGACGGTGCCGCAAGCCCCTTGCTGTTTCACATGCAAGAAGGTAATAAAATCCATTTTAGTGCTGCTCAGGGAAAGTTTGTGTTAGTTGAGGAAACAGCAGGAAAAACCTTTTGTTTTATTTGTACCGGAACCGGTGTAGCACCTTTTAGGTCTATGATTCATCATTTGATAAATAACAATCTGCCTTTTGAAAAAATCATACTGATTTTTGGCGGGAGAACTCAAGAGGATTTACTTTATAGAGATGAATTTGAAGCACTTGCAGCACAAGATAAAAGGATAGCCTATTTGCCGGTTTTGTCTCGTGAAAACTGGGATGGATATAAAGGATATTTGCATCAAGTGTATTTGAATAACCCTGATTTTGTAGGCAAACAAAATATGCAGTTTTATATTTGCGGATGGTCGGGTATGGTGCGAGAGGCGAAGAACAATCTCAAAGAGATGGGCTATTCGCGCAAAGAAATTAAATTCGAACTTTTTGACTAA
- a CDS encoding tRNA-(ms[2]io[6]A)-hydroxylase — protein MLGLKLATDPRWVDIASMSLEEILTDHAWCEQKAATNGITVISKFSEFENMLEEVTPVIAEEWGHFRKVLKELKKRNLKLGAQRKDEYVNALYKLEKKGGSRAEALTEKLLICAMIEARSCERFRLLSLHIQDEALKEFYHEFMVSEAGHYTLFIKLAKDIMPSDYVDKRWQYYLDGEAEIMKQFEYRKGRIH, from the coding sequence ATGTTAGGATTAAAATTAGCCACAGACCCGCGTTGGGTGGACATTGCAAGTATGAGTCTCGAAGAAATACTCACAGACCATGCATGGTGTGAGCAAAAAGCTGCTACCAATGGAATTACCGTAATTTCAAAATTCTCAGAATTTGAGAATATGTTAGAGGAGGTAACTCCTGTAATTGCAGAGGAATGGGGGCACTTTCGCAAAGTTTTGAAAGAATTAAAAAAACGCAATCTAAAGTTAGGTGCACAGAGAAAAGATGAATATGTAAACGCACTTTATAAGCTTGAAAAAAAAGGGGGAAGCAGAGCTGAGGCATTGACCGAAAAACTACTTATCTGTGCGATGATTGAAGCTCGGAGTTGCGAGCGATTCAGGCTGTTGTCATTGCATATTCAGGATGAAGCACTCAAAGAGTTTTATCATGAATTCATGGTGTCTGAAGCAGGGCATTACACACTGTTTATCAAACTTGCAAAAGACATTATGCCCTCCGATTATGTTGACAAACGCTGGCAATATTACTTAGATGGAGAAGCAGAGATTATGAAACAGTTTGAATATAGAAAAGGACGTATTCACTGA